The Strix uralensis isolate ZFMK-TIS-50842 chromosome 16, bStrUra1, whole genome shotgun sequence genome has a window encoding:
- the CORO7 gene encoding coronin-7 isoform X4, translated as MGHENNKDSRLLWMGSSDCLISVGFSQMREREVKLWDTRRFSGAMLTVALDTSPGAAIPLYDADTGLLVLAGKGENLLYCFEVAPTQPALTQVTQCRTEGSTRGLAAVPRLALDVMACEVLRVLQLTDTALVPISYLVPRKSIQDFHEDLFPDCAGMLPATGAQAWWAGDSQQVGRVSLHPARRPTETFTSPLIACIQLQAADTDTGPTNTDRSEGSGYSSPSSLASPGSTTTSLSASTGPSSGFASSPSQKSLQSILGPSSRFRHAQGRVLHRDTHLTNLRGLSLTTPGECDGFCANHQHVALPLLSAGGQIAVLELSKPGRLPDAAVPTIQNGSAVVDLSWDPFDPQRLAVAGEDAKIRLWRIPEGGLRETLQEPEAVLQGHTEKIYSIRFHPVASDLLVSSSYDMTVRIWELSAGREALCLRGHTDQIFSLAWSPDGKKLATVSKDGRLRLYEPRRSPQPQQEGPGPEGGRGARLVWVCGGDYLLVSGFDSRSERRIVLYRAQALPEGPLSVLGLDVAPSTLLPFYDEDTSVVFLTGKGDTRVFLYEVTPEPPYFLECNSFTSNEPHKGFVFLPKTACEVREVEFARALRLGQSTLEPVAFHVPRVKKEYFQDDIYPPTRIWWEPALVGSAWLAGEDGQQHRTSLRPADMTPVSEAPKEAPARKFVPASVYLEEKSDEQKKEELLSAMVARLGNRDDPLPQDSFEGVDEDEWD; from the exons GGCGGCCATCCCGCTGTACGACGCCGACAcggggctgctggtgctggcgGGGAAG GGAGAAAACCTCCTGTACTGCTTCGAGGTGGCACCCACGCAGCCGGCGCTCACCCAGG TGACCCAGTGCCGGACGGAGGGCAGCACGCGGGGCCTGGCCGCCGTGCCACGCCTGGCCCTGGACGTCATGGCCTGCGAGGTGCTCCGCGTCCTGCAGCTCACTGACACTGCCCTCGTCCCCATCAGCTACCTGGTGCCACGCAAG TCCATCCAGGACTTCCACGAGGATCTGTTCCCTGACTGTGCCGGGATGCTGCCAGCCACCGGCGCCCAGGCCTGGTGGGCAGGGGACAGCCAGCAG GTGGGGAGGGTGAGCCTGCACCCCGCACGGAGACCCACGGAGACCTTCACCTCCCCCCTCATCGCCTGCATCCAGCTGCAGGCAGCCGACACCGACACCGGCCCCACCAACACCGACCGGAGC GAGGGCAGTGGCTACTCCTCACCATCCTCGCTGGCCTCGCCAGGCAGCACCACCACCTCCCTCTCGGCCAGCACCGGCCCCTCCAGCGGCTttgccagcagccccagccagaAGTCGCTGCAGAGCATTTTGG GGCCCAGCTCCCGCTTCCGGCACGCACAGGGCAGGGTGCTGCACCGCGACACCCACCTCACCAACCTGCGGGGGCTCAGCCTCACCACGCCGGGCGAGTGCGACGGCTTCTGCGCCAACCACCAGCACGTTGCCCTCCCCCTGCTCTCCGCTGGCGGCCAGATCGCCGTCCTCGAG CTCTCCAAGCCCGGCCGTCTCCCTGATGCGGCCGTGCCCACCATCCAGAATGGCTCAGCGGTGGTCGACCTCTCCTGGGACCCCTTTGACCCGCAGCGCCTCGCTGTCG CGGGTGAAGACGCCAAGATCCGGCTGTGGCGGATCCCTGAGGGAGGCCTGCGGGAGACACTGCAGGAGCCTGAAGCCGTCCTCCAAG GTCACACGGAGAAGATCTATTCCATCCGCTTCCACCCCGTGGCATCCGATCTCCTGGTGTCCTCCTCCTACGACATGACGGTGCGGATCTGGGAGCTGAGCGCCGGGCGGGAAGCCTTGTGCCTGCGGGGACACACCGATCAG ATCTTCAGCCTGGCTTGGAGCCCTGATGGGAAGAAGCTGGCAACGGTGAGCAAAGACGGACGGTTACGGCTCTATGAGCCCCGGCGCAGCCCTCAGCCTCAACAG GAAGGGCCGGGTCCCGAGGGGGGCCGTGGAGCACGCCTGGTTTGGGTTTGTGGCGGCGACTACCTCCTGGTGTCCGGCTTTGATAG CCGCAGTGAGAGGAGGATCGTCCTGTACCGGGCGCAGGCTCTACCTGAGGGACCCTTGTCCGTCCTTGGCCTCGACGTGGCCCCTTCCACCCTCCTGCCCTTCTATGATGAAGATACCAGTGTTGTTTTCCTCACTGGCAAG GGTGACACCAGAGTCTTCCTCTACGAGGTGACACCTGAGCCCCCCTATTTCCTCGAGTGCAACAGCTTCACCTCCAACGAACCCCACAAG GGCTTCGTATTCCTGCCCAAGACAGCGTGTGAGGTGCGGGAGGTGGAGTTCGCCCGGGCACTGCGCCTCGGGCAGAGCACCCTCGAGCCTGTGGCTTTCCACGTGCCACGCGTCAAG AAGGAGTATTTCCAAGACGATATCTACCCGCCAACCCGCATCTGGTGGGAGCCGGCCCTTGTCGGCAGCGCCTGGCTGGCGGGGGAAGACGGGCAGCAGCATCGCACCAGCCTGCGGCCGGCTGACATGACACCAG TGAGTGAGGCCCCGAAAGAGGCTCCGGCACGGAAGTTTGTCCCTGCATCCGTGTACCTGGAGGAGAAGTCTGACgagcagaagaaggaagag ctcctgagcGCCATGGTGGCCCGGCTGGGCAACCGGGATGACCCGCTGCCCCAAGACTCCTTCGAGGGGGTGGACGAGGACGAGTGG GACTAA
- the PAM16 gene encoding mitochondrial import inner membrane translocase subunit TIM16 — protein MAKYLAQIILVGAQVVGRAFMRALRQEFAASRAAADARGRSERPQSAAASRIIGISLQEAQQILNVSNLNPEEIQKNYDHLFKVNDKSVGGSFYLQSKVVRAKERLDEELRIQAKDEKEKGWKAET, from the exons ATG GCCAAGTACCTGGCACAGATCATCCTGGTGGGGGCCCAGGTGGTCGGACGGGCCTTCATGCGGGCGCTGCGCCAGGAGTTTGCAG CGAGCCGAGCAGCAGCAGACGCGCGAGGGCGCTCAGAGAGGCCCCAGTCGGCCGCTGCCTCCAGGATCATCGGCATCAGCCTCCAGGAAGCTCAGCAGATCCTCAACGTCTCGAACCTCAACCCAGAAGAGATCCAGAAG AACTATGAccacttgttcaaggtgaatgACAAGTCGGTGGGAGGCTCCTTCTACCTGCAGTCCAAG GTGGTGAGAGCCAAGGAGCGGCTGGACGAGGAGCTCCGCATCCAAGCCAAGGACGAGAAGGAGAAGGGGTGGAAAGCCGAGACGTGA
- the GLIS2 gene encoding zinc finger protein GLIS2: protein MHSLEEPLDLKLSISKLRAAREKRGPPGPRPRGAQRPDTPPAGDGRGGSRGGRRAVPASPSPGLLAHSRLVEPRDGRFPAMPVVDLSLSPRSGGESPAGSASLSPERQGSGDLPGPLTPHDFQSLRYIDGLPSSFQFFLPLGAGGALHLPPAAFLPPSKEKRLPPELPLPKQLVCRWSKCNQFFDLLQDLVDHVNDFHVKPEKDAGYCCHWEGCARHGRGFNARYKMLIHIRTHTNEKPHRCPTCNKSFSRLENLKIHNRSHTGEKPYICPYEGCNKRYSNSSDRFKHTRTHYVEKPYSCKMPGCHKRYTDPSSLRKHIKAHGHFVSPEHPEMLKVHPPPKTPLGSAEVPYVNGAQLVIPNPAALFAPPGLPALPIPLAPAPLDLSALGCGAAGALPGPILPLNGGPLNLAKSPLLPSPFAAGLGLPVMSLLAGGAKAEGEKGSGAEGRPPKVGKGLESRKERGERTELGRPRAPPESLALLPGAVLDLSAGVSSGGSPEALPPGWVLIPPGSLLLKPAAVN from the exons ATGCATTCGCTGGAGGAGCCGCTGGACCTCAAGCTGAGCATCTCCAAGCTGCGAGCCGCCCGGGAGAAGCGGGgtccccccggcccccggccccgcggtgcCCAGCGCCCGGACACCCCGCCGGCCGGGGATGGCcgaggggggagccgggggggtcGGCGGGCTGTGCCGGCCTCACCGTCCCCCGGCCTCCTGGCACACTCCAGGCTGGTGGAGCCGCGGGACGGGCGCTTCCCGGCCATGCCGGTGGTGGACCTCAGCCTCTCGCCCCGCTCCGGTGGGGAGTCTCCGGCCGGCAGCGCCTCGCTCTCCCCCGAGCGCCAGGGCAGCGGGGACCTGCCCGGCCCTCTCACCCCCCAC GATTTCCAGTCCCTGCGCTACATCGACGGcctccccagctccttccagttCTTCCTGCCACTGGGAGCGGGAGGGGCCCTGCACCTGCCCCCCGCTGCCTTCCTGCCCCCCAGCAAGGAGAAGCGCCTCCCCCCTGAGCTGCCCCTGCCCAAGCAGCTCGTCTGCCGCTGGTCCAAG TGCAACCAGTTCTTTGACCTCCTGCAAGACCTGGTGGACCACGTCAATGACTTCCATGTCAAACCCGAGAAGGACGCGGGGTACTGCTGCCACTGGGAGGGCTGCGCCCGCCACGGCAGGGGCTTCAATGCCAG GTACAAGATGCTGATCCACATCCGGACACACACCAACGAGAAGCCGCATCGCTGCCCCACCTGCAACAAGAGCTTCTCCCGCCTGGAGAACCTGAAAATCCACAACCGCTCACACACAG GCGAGAAGCCCTACATCTGCCCCTACGAAGGCTGCAACAAGCGTTACTCCAACTCCAGCGACCGCTTCAAGCACACCCGCACCCACTACGTGGAGAAGCCCTACTCCTGCAAGATGCCGGGCTGCCACAAGCGCTACACCGACCCCAGCTCCCTCCGCAAGCACATCAAAGCCCACGGCCATTTTGTCTCCCCCGAGCACCCGGAGATGCTCAAGGTCCACCCGCCTCCCAAAACGCCCCTGGGTTCGGCAGAGGTGCCCTACGTTAATGGGGCGCAGCTTGTGATCCCCAACCCCGCCGCCCTCTTcgctcccccggggctgccggcgtTGCCCATCCCTTTGGCACCGGCACCGCTCGACCTCAGCGCCTTgggctgcggggctgccggcgccctgcccggccccatcctgcccctcaACGGAGGCCCCTTGAACTTGGCCAAGAGCCCGTTGCTGCCCTCGCCCTTCGCGGCAGGGCTGGGCCTGCCTGTCATGTCGCTGCTGGCCGGCGGGGCCAAGGCCGAGGGGGAGAAGGGCAGCGGGGCTGAGGGGCGACCGCCCAAGGTGGGCAAGGGGCTGGAGAGCCGGAAGGAGAGGGGCGAAAGGACGGAGCTGGGGCGGCCGCGGGCCCCCCCTGAGAGCCTGGCGCTGCTGCCGGGGGCCGTGCTCGACCTCTCGGCGGGCGTGAGCTCGGGGGGCAGCCCCGAGGCGCTGCCGCCAGGCTGGGTGCTCATCCCCCCCGGCTCCCTGCTGCTCAAACCCGCCGCCGTGAATTGA
- the TFAP4 gene encoding transcription factor AP-4 yields the protein MEYFMVPAQKVPSLQHFRKSEKEVIGGLCSLANIPLTPETQRDQERRIRREIANSNERRRMQSINAGFQSLKTLIPHTDGEKLSKAAILQQTAEYIFSLEQEKTRLLQQNTQLKRFIQEFSGSSPKRRRAEDKDEGIGSPDIWEDEKAEDLRREMIELRQQLDKERSVRMMLEEQVRSLEAHMYPEKLKVIAQQVQLQQQQEQVRLLHQEKLEREQQIRTQLLPSHAPPAPTHHPTVIVPAPPPSHHVTVVTMGPSSVINTVSTSRQNLDTIVQAIQHIEGTQEKQLQEEEQRRAVIVTPARACPEPSASDTASDTEGNDSDSMDQSKEEPSGDGELP from the exons atGGAGTACTTCATGGTGCCGGCGCAGAAGGTGCCGTCCCTGCAGCACTTCAGGAAATCCGAGAAGGAGGTCATCGGCGGGCTCTGCAG CTTGGCTAACATCCCGTTGACTCCGGAGACCCAGCGGGACCAGGAGCGACGGATACGCAGGGAAATTGCCAACAGCAACGAGAGACGGCGGATGCAGAGCATCAATGCTGGCTTCCAGTCTCTGAAAACCCTCATCCCACACACGGACGGGGAGAAGCTCAGCAAG gcGGCCATCCTCCAGCAAACGGCCGAGTACATCTTCtccctggagcaggagaagactCGGCTACTGCAGCAGAACACCCAGCTCAAGCGGTTCATCCAG GAGTTCAGCGGCTCCTCCCCGAAGCGGCGACGGGCGGAAGACAAAGACGAGGGGATCGGCTCGCCGGACATCTGGGAGGATGAGAAGGCCGAGGATCTGCGGCGGGAGATGATCGAGCTCCGGCAGCAGCTGGACAAGGAGCGCTCGGTCCGCATGATGCTGGAGGAGCAG GTTCGCTCCCTGGAGGCCCACATGTACCCCGAGAAGCTGAAGGTGATCGCTCAGCAagtgcagctccagcagcagcaggagcaggtgaggttgCTGCACCAGGAGAAGCTAGAGCGCGAGCAGCAGATCCGAACCCAG ctcctgccatcACATGCTCCCCCAGCGCCCACCCACCACCCCACCGTGATCGTTCCAGCGCCGCCTCCCTCCCATCACGTCACCGTGGTCACCATGGGCCCATCCTCAGTCATCAATACAGTCTCCACGTCCCGGCAAAACCTGGACACCATCGTTCAG GCGATCCAACACATCGAGGGGACgcaggagaagcagctgcaggaagaggagcagagaCGCGCCGTCATCGTGACGCCGGCGCGTGCCTGCCCCGAGCCCTCTGCCTCCGACACCGCCTCCGACACCGAGGGCAACGACAGTGACTCCATGGACCAGAGCAAAGAAGAGCCCTCGGGGGACGGGGAGCTGCCCTGA